In a single window of the Acipenser ruthenus chromosome 20, fAciRut3.2 maternal haplotype, whole genome shotgun sequence genome:
- the LOC117425910 gene encoding M-phase phosphoprotein 6-like, with product MASDGTAKLSKNVLRMKFMQRGLDAETRKQLEEEEKRIISDEHWYLDLPELKEKENFIIEERSFLPCEDLLYGRMSFKGFNPEVEKLMTLMNSQNRTEDVEEEVQNKTGVDVSDEEMARRYESLVGSIKRKFTKKRNRPAIQGEDNVNSNIRSPKIKKVFLKPQD from the exons TTTATGCAGCGTGGGCTGGATGCAGAGACGAGAAAGCAGTTGGAAGAAGAAGAGAAGAGGATAATCAGTGATGAACACTGGTACCTGGATTTACCAGAGCTCAAGGAGAAAGA gaatttCATTATAGAAGAGAGGAGTTTCCTACCATGTGAAGACTTGCTATATGGCAGGATGTCATTCAAGGGTTTTAATCCTGAAGTTGAG AAACTCATGACCCTGATGAACTCCCAGAATAGGACTGAGGATGTTGAGGAAGAGGTGCAAAATAAAACGGGAGTGGATGTTTCAGACGAAGAGATGGCAAGGAG ATATGAGAGCTTGGTGGGGAGCATCAAAAGGAAGTTTACTAAAAAGCGGAACCGCCCAGCAATTCAAGGAGAGGACAACGTTAACAGCAACATTAGGAGTCCCAAAATCAAGAAGGTGTTCTTAAAACCACAAGACTAG
- the LOC117425908 gene encoding arylamine N-acetyltransferase, pineal gland isozyme NAT-10-like isoform X1, which produces MNLTEYFARIGYKEPNHKADLKTLTELHEHHIRSIPFENLSIHCGEKITLDLETIYNKLVRNKRGGWCYENNQLFSWVLKEIGYDVTYLGAKVPGLQPNCFESHLFIKVLVDGKPYIADVGYGIFWQIWQPLELISGKDQPQLPGVFRLDEDKGVWNLQKTGRKSDVPNESFGVSSLLANSLFKVVYSFTLVPRQIKDFTETCTFFQTSPESWFTNKSVCSLQAATGFRALIGWTYCEVTYNYQEGVDLIDVSTVPDEEVEKVLEEKFGVVLENKLVSVNNKIHH; this is translated from the coding sequence ATGAATCTGACTGAGTATTTTGCAAGAATCGGCTACAAAGAGCCTAATCACAAAGCAGATCTAAAAACTTTGACCGAACTCCATGAACACCACATCAGGTCGATCCCGTTTGAAAACCTCAGCATTCACTGTGGGGAGAAGATCACCTTAGACCTGGAAACCATCTACAACAAACTTGTGAGAAACAAACGAGGGGGGTGGTGTTATGAAAACAACCAGCTCTTCTCCTGGGTGTTGAAAGAGATAGGGTATGATGTTACTTACCTGGGAGCAAAGGTACCTGGCCTCCAGCCAAATTGTTTTGAGTCTCATCTCTTCATCAAAGTGCTCGTTGATGGGAAGCCATACATAGCTGATGTGGGTTATGGAATCTTCTGGCAAATCTGGCAGCCCCTGGAACTCATTTCAGGGAAGGACCAGCCTCAGCTTCCTGGCGTCTTCCGTCTTGATGAAGACAAGGGTGTTTGGAACCTGCAAAAGACTGGACGCAAGTCTGATGTCCCAAATGAAAGCTTTGGTGTTTCGTCCCTATTAGCCAATTCTCTTTTTAAGGTGGTTTACAGTTTTACTTTGGTGCCACGACAAATTAAAGATTTCACTGAGACGTGCACTTTTTTCCAGACGTCTCCGGAATCCTGGTTCACCAATAAGTCTGTCTGCTCCTTGCAGGCCGCCACTGGGTTTCGCGCTCTGATTGGGTGGACTTACTGTGAGGTCACCTATAACTACCAGGAAGGGGTGGATCTGATTGATGTGTCTACAGTCCCTGATGAAGAAGTGGAGAAGGTGCTCGAAGAGAAGTTTGGTGTGGTATTAGAAAATAAACTTGTGTCTGTTAACAATAAAATACATCACTAA
- the LOC117425908 gene encoding arylamine N-acetyltransferase, pineal gland isozyme NAT-10-like isoform X2, with protein sequence MNLTEYFARIGYKEPNHKADLKTLTELHEHHIRSIPFENLSIHCGEKITLDLETIYNKLVRNKRGGWCYENNQLFSWVLKEIGYDVTYLGAKVPGLQPNCFESHLFIKVLVDGKPYIADVGYGIFWQIWQPLELISGKDQPQLPGVFRLDEDKGVWNLQKTGRKSDVPNESFGVSSLLANSLFKAATGFRALIGWTYCEVTYNYQEGVDLIDVSTVPDEEVEKVLEEKFGVVLENKLVSVNNKIHH encoded by the exons ATGAATCTGACTGAGTATTTTGCAAGAATCGGCTACAAAGAGCCTAATCACAAAGCAGATCTAAAAACTTTGACCGAACTCCATGAACACCACATCAGGTCGATCCCGTTTGAAAACCTCAGCATTCACTGTGGGGAGAAGATCACCTTAGACCTGGAAACCATCTACAACAAACTTGTGAGAAACAAACGAGGGGGGTGGTGTTATGAAAACAACCAGCTCTTCTCCTGGGTGTTGAAAGAGATAGGGTATGATGTTACTTACCTGGGAGCAAAGGTACCTGGCCTCCAGCCAAATTGTTTTGAGTCTCATCTCTTCATCAAAGTGCTCGTTGATGGGAAGCCATACATAGCTGATGTGGGTTATGGAATCTTCTGGCAAATCTGGCAGCCCCTGGAACTCATTTCAGGGAAGGACCAGCCTCAGCTTCCTGGCGTCTTCCGTCTTGATGAAGACAAGGGTGTTTGGAACCTGCAAAAGACTGGACGCAAGTCTGATGTCCCAAATGAAAGCTTTGGTGTTTCGTCCCTATTAGCCAATTCTCTTTTTAAG GCCGCCACTGGGTTTCGCGCTCTGATTGGGTGGACTTACTGTGAGGTCACCTATAACTACCAGGAAGGGGTGGATCTGATTGATGTGTCTACAGTCCCTGATGAAGAAGTGGAGAAGGTGCTCGAAGAGAAGTTTGGTGTGGTATTAGAAAATAAACTTGTGTCTGTTAACAATAAAATACATCACTAA
- the LOC131698899 gene encoding M-phase phosphoprotein 6-like: MLHFIFLRNFIIEERSFLPCEDLLYGRMSFKGFNPEVEKLMTLMNSQNRTEDVEEEVQNKTGVDVSDEEMARRYESLVGSIKRKFTKKRNRPAIQGEDNVNSNIRSPKIKKVFLKPQD; the protein is encoded by the exons atgttacattttatttttttaaggaatttCATTATAGAAGAGAGGAGTTTCCTACCATGTGAAGACTTGCTATATGGCAGGATGTCATTCAAGGGTTTTAATCCTGAAGTTGAG AAACTCATGACCCTGATGAACTCCCAGAATAGGACTGAGGATGTTGAGGAAGAGGTGCAAAATAAAACGGGAGTGGATGTTTCAGACGAAGAGATGGCAAGGAG ATATGAGAGCTTGGTGGGGAGCATCAAAAGGAAGTTTACTAAAAAGCGGAACCGCCCAGCAATTCAAGGAGAGGACAACGTTAACAGCAACATTAGGAGTCCCAAAATCAAGAAGGTGTTCTTAAAACCACAAGACTAG